In one Balaenoptera musculus isolate JJ_BM4_2016_0621 chromosome 2, mBalMus1.pri.v3, whole genome shotgun sequence genomic region, the following are encoded:
- the BLOC1S6 gene encoding biogenesis of lysosome-related organelles complex 1 subunit 6 isoform X1 gives MSVPGPPSLDGVLAGPPDGLEAGGPTPGLSDASPDEGLIEDLTIEDKAVEQLAEGLLSHYLPDLQRSKQALQELTQNQVVLLDTLEQEISKFKECHSMLDINALFTEAKHYHAKLVNIRKEMLMLHEKTSKLKKRALKLQQKRQKEELEREQQREKEFEREKQLTAKPAKRT, from the exons ATGAGTGTCCCTGGGCCGCCGTCCCTGGACGGGGTCCTGGCAGGGCCACCCGACGGCCTGGAGGCCGGGGGCCCGACGCCGG GTTTAAGTGACGCTTCTCCAGATGAAGGGTTAATAGAGGACTTGACCATAGAAGACAAAGCTGTGGAGCAACTGGCAGAAGGCTTGCTTTCTCACTACTTGCCAGATCTGCAGAGATCAAAACAAGCTCTCCAGGAACTCAC ACAGAACCAAGTTGTATTATTAGACACACTGGAACAAGagatttcaaaatttaaagaatGTCATTCTATGTTGGATATTAATGCTTTG TTCACTGAAGCTAAACACTATCATGCCAAGTTGGTGAATATAAGAAAAGAGATGCTGATGCTTCATGAAAAGACATCAAAGTTAAAA AAAAGAGCACTTAAACTGCAGCAGAAGAGGCAAAAAGAAGAGCTGGAAAGGGAGCAGCAACGAGAGAaggaatttgaaagagaaaagcagttAACTGCCAAACCAGCTAAAAGGACGTGA
- the BLOC1S6 gene encoding biogenesis of lysosome-related organelles complex 1 subunit 6 isoform X2: MVTQAMTLTRLWPGAPVSPSVLLSQGLSDASPDEGLIEDLTIEDKAVEQLAEGLLSHYLPDLQRSKQALQELTQNQVVLLDTLEQEISKFKECHSMLDINALFTEAKHYHAKLVNIRKEMLMLHEKTSKLKKRALKLQQKRQKEELEREQQREKEFEREKQLTAKPAKRT, translated from the exons ATGGTCACTCAGGCAATGACATTGACCCGTCTGTGGCCAGGAGCTCCTGTCTCCCCTTCTGTTCTTCTGTCCCAAG GTTTAAGTGACGCTTCTCCAGATGAAGGGTTAATAGAGGACTTGACCATAGAAGACAAAGCTGTGGAGCAACTGGCAGAAGGCTTGCTTTCTCACTACTTGCCAGATCTGCAGAGATCAAAACAAGCTCTCCAGGAACTCAC ACAGAACCAAGTTGTATTATTAGACACACTGGAACAAGagatttcaaaatttaaagaatGTCATTCTATGTTGGATATTAATGCTTTG TTCACTGAAGCTAAACACTATCATGCCAAGTTGGTGAATATAAGAAAAGAGATGCTGATGCTTCATGAAAAGACATCAAAGTTAAAA AAAAGAGCACTTAAACTGCAGCAGAAGAGGCAAAAAGAAGAGCTGGAAAGGGAGCAGCAACGAGAGAaggaatttgaaagagaaaagcagttAACTGCCAAACCAGCTAAAAGGACGTGA